One part of the Truepera radiovictrix DSM 17093 genome encodes these proteins:
- the ccsA gene encoding cytochrome c biogenesis protein CcsA, whose product MTRPVASTPRRAPRVPPRPKWLNLLGLAALALFGVGLYLALVTSPADINQGDLIRVMYAHVSVAWICFLAVFLTALFGSLFLWSGRRSFDVWALANAELALVFAALTLVGGMTYSRPTLNTWWTWDAKLTLTALLFALLVGYFIVRGMLEDPDRRGRVSAVVSIIAAASLPFNYFAANWFRTLHPAKSIRLDGGGVTMDGSMLQALLVNVAAAALIYLFFMVERARVGRLEAQLETEREKTLQSAPQEVIHV is encoded by the coding sequence ATGACCCGACCCGTCGCTTCCACGCCTCGACGCGCCCCCCGCGTGCCGCCGCGCCCCAAGTGGCTTAACCTCCTCGGGCTCGCCGCGCTGGCGCTCTTTGGCGTCGGCCTCTACCTGGCGCTCGTCACCTCCCCCGCCGACATCAACCAAGGCGACCTCATCCGGGTGATGTACGCCCACGTCTCGGTCGCCTGGATCTGCTTTTTGGCGGTCTTTTTAACGGCGCTTTTCGGTTCCCTCTTTCTCTGGAGCGGCCGCCGCAGCTTCGACGTCTGGGCGCTCGCCAACGCCGAGTTGGCGCTCGTCTTTGCGGCCCTGACGCTAGTCGGTGGGATGACCTACAGCCGCCCGACGCTGAACACCTGGTGGACCTGGGACGCCAAGCTGACCCTCACGGCGCTCCTGTTCGCCCTTTTGGTCGGCTATTTCATCGTCCGCGGTATGCTCGAGGACCCCGACCGGCGCGGCCGCGTCAGCGCGGTGGTCAGCATCATCGCGGCGGCGAGCTTGCCCTTTAACTATTTCGCGGCCAACTGGTTTCGCACCCTGCACCCCGCCAAGAGCATCCGTTTAGATGGCGGCGGCGTGACGATGGACGGTTCGATGCTCCAGGCGCTCCTCGTCAACGTCGCGGCAGCGGCCCTTATCTACCTCTTTTTCATGGTGGAGCGCGCCCGCGTCGGGCGCCTAGAGGCGCAGCTCGAGACCGAACGCGAAAAGACGCTGCAGAGCGCGCCGCAGGAGGTTATCCATGTTTGA
- a CDS encoding helix-turn-helix domain-containing protein: MCAMRWTLKEYLNRHGLTAYQLAKASGLSVNTIYPLARGEAQRVSLDTLQTVLDTLDKLTGQRVNVTDVLEREVEEHEFSDGVPDDLRERIGRFERGEVKLIPWEQVKAEQRAKRGL; the protein is encoded by the coding sequence ATGTGTGCTATGAGATGGACGTTGAAGGAATACCTAAACCGGCATGGCCTAACCGCCTACCAACTCGCTAAAGCGTCGGGGCTCAGCGTGAACACGATCTATCCGCTGGCTCGAGGCGAAGCGCAGCGCGTGAGCTTAGACACCTTGCAAACGGTGCTCGATACCCTCGACAAGCTCACCGGGCAGCGCGTGAATGTCACCGATGTCTTAGAGCGCGAGGTGGAAGAGCACGAGTTTTCGGACGGCGTACCCGATGACCTCCGGGAGCGCATAGGGCGCTTCGAGCGCGGCGAGGTGAAACTCATCCCCTGGGAGCAAGTCAAAGCAGAGCAGCGTGCAAAGCGTGGGCTCTAG
- a CDS encoding type II toxin-antitoxin system HicA family toxin: MADYAPQLKRLLKEAGCSFHRQGKGDHEVWYSPLSKHYFPVDSKIKSHHTANGVLKQAGLPKAF, translated from the coding sequence GTGGCGGACTACGCGCCACAGCTCAAGCGCTTACTCAAAGAGGCGGGGTGCAGCTTCCACCGGCAGGGCAAAGGCGACCACGAGGTGTGGTACAGCCCGCTGAGCAAGCACTACTTTCCGGTAGACAGCAAGATCAAATCACACCATACCGCTAACGGTGTGCTGAAACAGGCCGGTTTGCCTAAAGCGTTCTGA
- a CDS encoding heme lyase CcmF/NrfE family subunit, which produces MFDPTQLSLAYLGSGSVLLALGLALYAVLVGALGAARHDARLQTSARYAAVGIFFAMTAAVVVMQTALLTDDFSVKYVAEHSISTSPTWVKVATMWAALEGSILLWAWFAAGYTALLALVAPNDALRPWALVVMNAVNVFFISVNGLVANPFIALATPPLEGPGPNPLLQNHWMMAVHPILIYLGYVGLTVPFAYAMSALITKRPGSEWMTQTRTWTLVGWGFLGLGKVAGGWWSYEVLGWGGYWAWDPVENVSILPWLTATAFIHSVQVQERRRMLKAWNLLLIILTFALTILGTFIIRAGVISSVHAFGDGPVGPYFLGFFLLVSAVSFGLLALRWDQVRDRADLDSVVSREGSFLLGNVLFLAMTFAVLLGTLFPLLVEAVTGEKVTVGAPFFNQVSFPLWLGILALMGIGPLLPWRKAEEQSLRRNLAWMLGGALVAGALAYLFGVRKFYPLMTVALCAYNLVSLGLLLSGALVPRLRLSSQGPLRVFVQYATESRRRFGSMIVHFGVVVIALGIAGSGGYRVDQQLRVTLGESVPFQGYELRAIDRFMEQTPGRISAGAVVEVWRDGRFVATLRPRVNVFGGGDTQPVPTPDVLYTAWHDVYLNVAGPVRPDQDFIVLRAVQSPLIAWIWIGTAILAFGTAYTLLPAPRRQKRRVTAAAAEGVPETVPGARV; this is translated from the coding sequence ATGTTCGACCCTACACAGCTTAGTTTGGCGTATCTAGGCAGCGGGAGCGTGCTGCTCGCCCTCGGGCTCGCGCTCTACGCGGTGCTCGTGGGCGCTCTCGGCGCGGCGCGGCACGACGCGCGGCTGCAGACCTCGGCGCGCTACGCCGCCGTCGGCATCTTTTTCGCCATGACCGCGGCCGTCGTGGTGATGCAAACGGCCCTGTTGACCGACGACTTTAGCGTCAAGTACGTCGCCGAGCACTCCATCTCGACCTCGCCGACGTGGGTCAAGGTCGCTACCATGTGGGCCGCGCTCGAGGGCTCGATCCTCCTCTGGGCGTGGTTCGCCGCCGGCTACACGGCGCTGTTGGCGCTCGTCGCCCCCAACGACGCCCTGCGCCCCTGGGCGCTCGTGGTGATGAACGCCGTCAACGTCTTTTTCATCAGCGTCAACGGGCTCGTCGCCAACCCCTTTATCGCGCTCGCCACCCCCCCGCTCGAGGGCCCCGGCCCCAACCCGCTCTTGCAAAACCACTGGATGATGGCGGTGCACCCGATTCTCATCTACCTGGGCTACGTCGGGCTCACCGTCCCCTTCGCCTACGCCATGTCCGCTCTGATCACCAAACGCCCCGGCAGCGAGTGGATGACCCAGACCCGCACCTGGACGCTCGTCGGTTGGGGTTTTCTGGGGCTCGGTAAGGTCGCGGGCGGTTGGTGGAGCTACGAGGTGCTCGGCTGGGGGGGCTACTGGGCTTGGGACCCCGTCGAAAACGTCTCTATCTTGCCTTGGCTCACCGCGACCGCCTTTATCCACAGCGTGCAGGTCCAAGAGCGCCGCCGCATGTTGAAAGCGTGGAACCTGCTCCTTATCATCCTGACCTTTGCGCTCACCATCCTCGGAACCTTTATTATCCGCGCGGGGGTGATCTCCTCCGTCCACGCCTTCGGCGACGGTCCCGTGGGGCCCTACTTTCTCGGCTTTTTCCTCCTCGTCTCGGCAGTCTCCTTTGGCCTGCTCGCCCTGCGCTGGGACCAGGTGCGCGACCGCGCCGACCTCGACTCGGTGGTCAGCCGCGAGGGGTCGTTTCTGCTCGGCAACGTCCTCTTTTTGGCGATGACCTTCGCGGTGCTTTTGGGAACGCTCTTCCCGCTTCTCGTCGAGGCCGTGACGGGTGAAAAGGTCACCGTCGGGGCGCCCTTTTTCAACCAGGTCTCGTTCCCCTTGTGGCTCGGTATCCTGGCGCTCATGGGCATCGGGCCGCTGCTGCCCTGGCGTAAAGCCGAGGAGCAGTCGTTAAGGCGCAACCTCGCCTGGATGCTCGGCGGGGCGCTCGTCGCGGGGGCGCTCGCCTACCTCTTCGGCGTGCGCAAGTTCTACCCGCTGATGACGGTCGCGCTCTGCGCGTACAACCTCGTGTCGCTCGGGCTGCTCTTAAGCGGCGCACTGGTCCCGCGGCTGCGGCTGAGCAGCCAGGGGCCGCTGCGGGTCTTTGTGCAGTACGCGACCGAGAGCCGCCGCCGCTTCGGTTCGATGATCGTGCACTTCGGGGTGGTGGTGATCGCGCTCGGCATCGCCGGCTCGGGGGGGTACCGCGTCGACCAGCAGCTGCGCGTCACGCTCGGTGAGAGCGTCCCCTTCCAGGGGTATGAGCTGCGCGCCATCGACCGCTTTATGGAGCAGACGCCGGGGCGCATCAGCGCCGGCGCGGTCGTCGAGGTGTGGCGCGACGGGCGCTTCGTCGCCACCTTGCGCCCGCGGGTCAACGTCTTCGGCGGCGGCGACACCCAACCCGTCCCCACCCCCGACGTGCTCTACACCGCCTGGCACGACGTCTACCTCAACGTCGCCGGCCCCGTCCGGCCGGACCAGGACTTTATCGTGCTGCGCGCCGTGCAGAGCCCGCTGATCGCCTGGATCTGGATCGGCACCGCCATCCTCGCGTTCGGCACCGCCTACACCCTGCTCCCCGCCCCCCGCCGCCAGAAGCGGCGCGTCACCGCGGCCGCGGCCGAGGGGGTGCCCGAGACGGTTCCGGGGGCGCGCGTATGA
- a CDS encoding type II toxin-antitoxin system RelE family toxin, whose protein sequence is MRFSIILTADAQADLDGISDTRTYEAIERKIDELTTDPDKRGKALADDLRDYRSVRAAGQRYRIVYQVGMLEGVVTVVVIGIRKEGDKRDVYRVASKRLRKG, encoded by the coding sequence GTGCGCTTCAGCATCATCCTCACAGCCGACGCGCAAGCCGACCTGGACGGTATCAGCGACACCCGCACCTATGAGGCGATAGAACGCAAGATCGACGAACTGACGACCGACCCGGACAAACGCGGTAAGGCGCTCGCTGACGATCTCAGAGACTACCGGAGCGTCCGGGCCGCGGGGCAGCGCTACCGGATCGTCTACCAAGTCGGGATGCTCGAGGGCGTGGTGACGGTGGTCGTCATCGGCATTCGTAAGGAAGGCGATAAGCGCGACGTGTACCGAGTGGCGAGCAAGCGGTTACGAAAGGGGTAG
- a CDS encoding TlpA family protein disulfide reductase, whose product MSAPAKERPAGGARRLAWVLLGVAALAALLTFGLFRDPTRRDDIPSALIESPAPAFTMPLFARYTDPYGPTFDLADYRGTPIVLNFWASWCGPCRVEMPILEASWQEYGDEVLFVGVNTQERSQRGAQELLDEFSISYPNGLDADNRINIDYGLFGLPETFFIRADGTLSYRHAGEISRETLDAQIRALLE is encoded by the coding sequence ATGAGCGCCCCCGCCAAGGAGCGCCCCGCGGGGGGGGCGAGGCGCCTAGCGTGGGTGCTGCTCGGCGTCGCCGCGCTCGCGGCGCTGCTGACCTTCGGGCTCTTTCGCGACCCGACCCGCCGCGACGACATCCCCTCGGCGCTGATCGAATCGCCGGCGCCGGCGTTTACCATGCCGCTCTTTGCGCGTTACACCGACCCCTACGGCCCCACCTTCGACCTCGCCGACTACCGCGGCACCCCCATCGTGCTCAACTTCTGGGCGTCGTGGTGCGGCCCCTGCCGCGTCGAGATGCCCATCTTGGAGGCGAGCTGGCAAGAGTACGGTGACGAGGTGCTGTTCGTCGGCGTCAACACCCAAGAGCGGAGCCAACGGGGCGCTCAGGAGCTGCTCGACGAGTTCAGCATCTCCTACCCCAACGGGCTCGACGCGGACAACCGCATCAACATCGACTACGGGCTTTTCGGGCTCCCCGAGACCTTTTTCATCCGCGCCGACGGGACGCTGAGCTACCGCCACGCCGGTGAGATCAGCCGCGAAACCCTCGACGCGCAGATTCGGGCGCTGCTCGAGTGA
- a CDS encoding cytochrome c maturation protein CcmE — translation MGALALGHAGLGSSPRDLRRLWAFRTLAPEAIGGAAIKRLIYSVAGVALLGVAGTFLYQALANSLVYFILPSEYASAPESYSGRIRLGGLVEKGTLTFDSDALQLAFDITDSVQSFPVRYGGAPPELLRENTGVVVVGSFEDGTFMGDEVLVKHTEVYEPAEGEEIDLDELKEALR, via the coding sequence CTGGGGGCACTGGCACTGGGTCACGCTGGCCTGGGCTCAAGTCCTCGTGACCTACGGCGGTTATGGGCTTTTCGTACGCTGGCGCCTGAAGCGATTGGAGGAGCGGCTATCAAACGACTGATCTACAGCGTCGCCGGGGTGGCGCTTTTGGGCGTTGCGGGGACCTTTTTGTACCAGGCGCTGGCAAACAGCTTGGTGTACTTTATCCTGCCGAGCGAGTACGCGAGCGCGCCGGAGAGCTATAGCGGCCGCATCCGTCTGGGCGGGCTCGTCGAAAAGGGCACCCTGACGTTTGACAGCGACGCGCTGCAACTCGCTTTCGACATCACCGACAGCGTGCAGAGCTTTCCCGTGCGCTACGGCGGCGCCCCCCCCGAGCTGCTGCGGGAAAACACCGGCGTCGTCGTCGTCGGTAGCTTTGAAGACGGCACCTTTATGGGCGACGAGGTGCTCGTCAAACACACCGAGGTGTACGAACCGGCCGAGGGCGAAGAGATCGACCTCGACGAGCTCAAAGAAGCGTTGCGTTAA
- a CDS encoding cytochrome c biogenesis CcdA family protein — protein sequence MTPTLPLAFVAGVLSFLSPCVLPLVPSYLAYVGGSHARSGARWAILSRSLLFVLGFSLIFVALGASASALGSLLSAYRYELSRLGGLLILGFGLFMLGLRLPWLQRDVRLRFQGETRTPVGAVLLGMAFAAGWTPCIGPVLGAALTVAGASGTLGLGVTLLAFYALGLAVPFVLAALMLESFSRFSLRFRRYLPWVERTSGAILVAAGVLMLTGSYTVLNSYLVQFTPDWLWSRL from the coding sequence ATGACCCCAACTTTGCCGCTGGCGTTCGTCGCTGGGGTGCTGTCGTTTCTGTCACCCTGCGTGCTGCCGCTCGTACCGTCGTATCTCGCCTACGTGGGCGGCAGCCACGCGCGAAGCGGTGCCCGCTGGGCGATCCTCAGCCGGAGCCTCCTTTTCGTCTTGGGGTTTTCGCTCATCTTCGTCGCCTTAGGAGCCTCGGCGAGCGCTCTAGGGAGCCTTCTCAGCGCCTACCGCTACGAACTGTCGCGCTTGGGGGGGTTACTCATCTTGGGGTTTGGGCTCTTTATGCTCGGCTTGCGCCTGCCGTGGCTGCAGCGCGACGTGCGCCTGCGCTTTCAGGGCGAGACGCGTACGCCCGTCGGCGCGGTGCTGCTGGGCATGGCGTTTGCGGCGGGGTGGACGCCCTGCATCGGTCCCGTGTTGGGAGCCGCGCTGACCGTCGCCGGCGCCTCGGGGACGCTCGGGTTAGGGGTGACGCTGCTCGCGTTCTACGCGCTCGGGCTCGCGGTGCCCTTTGTGCTCGCCGCCTTGATGCTCGAGTCCTTTAGCCGCTTTTCGCTCCGCTTTCGCCGCTACCTGCCGTGGGTCGAGCGCACCTCGGGGGCGATTCTCGTCGCCGCTGGGGTGCTCATGCTCACGGGGTCTTATACGGTGCTCAACAGCTACCTCGTGCAGTTCACGCCGGATTGGCTCTGGAGCCGCCTGTGA
- the ccmA gene encoding heme ABC exporter ATP-binding protein CcmA encodes MSTVPAVALTNLGRRYGASFVLRGVNLQVAPGRTVVLKGGNGAGKTTLLRVLSTRLRPSLGSGRVFGFDLVKQGHAVRERVAYLSVFGGSYGGLTPLENLALAAQLYNRAPAPGELAALLERVGLGGAQHKLVRSFSSGMKKRLGLARLLLSEADLWLLDEPYAALDEAGKGLVDGLVLEAKAQGKTVLMASHDLERSAPLADSVLELRDGALSVVFTGDAAKTRGAAHG; translated from the coding sequence GTGAGCACGGTGCCCGCGGTTGCGCTCACCAACCTCGGACGGCGCTACGGCGCGTCGTTCGTGCTGCGGGGCGTCAATTTGCAGGTCGCGCCGGGGCGCACCGTGGTCTTAAAGGGGGGCAACGGCGCGGGTAAGACGACGCTCTTGCGCGTGCTCTCGACGCGGCTGCGGCCGAGCTTGGGGAGCGGGCGGGTCTTCGGCTTCGACCTCGTCAAACAGGGGCACGCGGTGCGCGAGCGCGTGGCCTACCTGAGCGTCTTCGGCGGCTCCTACGGGGGGTTGACGCCGCTAGAGAACCTCGCGCTCGCCGCGCAGCTCTACAACCGAGCGCCCGCCCCGGGGGAGCTCGCAGCGCTTTTGGAGCGCGTCGGCCTCGGCGGGGCGCAGCACAAGCTGGTGCGCAGCTTTTCGAGCGGGATGAAAAAGCGCCTCGGGCTCGCGCGGCTGCTGCTCTCAGAGGCCGACTTGTGGCTTTTGGATGAGCCTTATGCGGCCCTCGACGAAGCGGGCAAGGGGCTCGTCGACGGCCTCGTGCTCGAGGCCAAAGCGCAGGGCAAAACCGTCCTGATGGCCTCACACGACCTGGAGCGGAGCGCGCCCCTGGCCGACAGCGTGCTCGAGCTGCGGGATGGCGCCCTGAGCGTGGTCTTTACGGGTGACGCGGCAAAGACCCGGGGAGCGGCGCATGGTTAA
- a CDS encoding tetratricopeptide repeat protein, with amino-acid sequence MNLLFVLLLAALLFAYLAIPLLFPRQSDPLPDLRDPVTQDLEEERDALLRAIRELDARTDLPEARRAALRGRYEAKAAKVLRALDERQREAPPEPPAAPPRGLAAVALTLLAGVLVGATFVTNNLPPEVRSVDGGPPAITGRELQRLERAAARDPSAANLLALADGYWRADNGDAAEALYVRITQEVSPPPAVALQRLGFLRLQVNLAEAVQYLELARNADPEDLETLYILGEVHYASRNMEAAIEAWEAYLEAPGGAGDAEVAARLQLARTFAALLAAAEADPSAENLAALADAHWESGERDRAVDVYFRLLTEADPHHATALSRVGQQLSLGGRFDDAAAVLERALALDPQDHATRLYLGSARFAAGDYAAAADAWEVYARAAAGDERVAELIATARERAAEDALPPTQEELQDLPAELFAEAAGAGAAAAPAAPAASSAVPDDTLAHPTEDAGTPERGAETAPVAPAETTAAPGTTYTTP; translated from the coding sequence GTGAACCTGCTTTTCGTCCTTCTCCTAGCGGCGCTACTGTTCGCCTACCTCGCTATCCCGCTCCTCTTCCCGCGCCAGAGCGACCCTTTGCCCGACCTGCGCGACCCCGTGACGCAAGACCTCGAGGAGGAGCGCGACGCGCTCCTGCGCGCGATCCGCGAGCTCGACGCGCGCACCGACCTGCCCGAGGCGCGCCGCGCGGCGCTGCGCGGGCGCTACGAAGCCAAAGCGGCCAAGGTGCTGCGCGCGCTCGACGAACGCCAGCGCGAGGCGCCCCCTGAGCCCCCAGCGGCGCCCCCGCGGGGCCTCGCCGCCGTGGCGCTGACGCTGCTCGCGGGGGTGCTCGTCGGCGCTACCTTCGTGACGAACAACCTGCCCCCCGAGGTCCGCAGCGTCGACGGCGGCCCGCCCGCGATCACGGGTCGCGAGCTGCAGCGGCTCGAGCGCGCCGCCGCGCGCGACCCCAGCGCGGCCAACCTCCTCGCCCTGGCCGACGGCTACTGGCGCGCCGACAACGGCGACGCCGCCGAGGCGCTCTACGTCCGCATCACCCAGGAGGTCTCCCCACCGCCCGCGGTCGCGCTGCAGCGGCTCGGCTTTTTGCGGCTCCAGGTCAACCTCGCCGAGGCGGTGCAGTACCTCGAGCTCGCCCGCAACGCCGACCCCGAAGACCTCGAGACGCTCTACATCCTGGGGGAGGTGCACTACGCGAGCCGCAACATGGAGGCCGCTATCGAGGCTTGGGAGGCCTACCTCGAAGCGCCCGGGGGCGCGGGTGACGCGGAGGTCGCGGCGCGGCTCCAGCTCGCGCGCACCTTCGCCGCCCTGTTGGCGGCGGCCGAAGCCGACCCGAGCGCCGAAAACCTCGCCGCGCTGGCCGACGCGCACTGGGAGAGCGGCGAGCGCGACCGCGCGGTCGACGTCTACTTCCGGCTGCTCACCGAGGCCGATCCGCACCACGCCACGGCGCTCTCGCGCGTCGGGCAGCAGCTCTCGTTGGGGGGGCGCTTCGACGACGCGGCCGCCGTTTTGGAGCGCGCGCTCGCGCTCGACCCGCAAGACCACGCGACGCGCCTCTACCTGGGGAGCGCGCGCTTCGCGGCGGGTGACTACGCGGCGGCCGCCGACGCCTGGGAGGTTTACGCGCGCGCCGCTGCGGGGGACGAACGGGTCGCCGAGCTCATCGCCACGGCCCGCGAGCGCGCCGCAGAGGACGCCCTGCCGCCCACGCAGGAGGAGCTCCAGGACCTCCCCGCGGAGCTCTTCGCCGAAGCCGCGGGCGCGGGGGCAGCCGCTGCGCCAGCCGCCCCCGCCGCCTCCTCGGCCGTCCCCGACGACACCCTGGCCCACCCCACGGAGGACGCTGGCACCCCCGAGCGCGGCGCCGAGACGGCGCCCGTCGCCCCCGCCGAGACGACCGCCGCACCCGGGACGACCTACACCACCCCCTAA
- the cas2 gene encoding CRISPR-associated endonuclease Cas2, translating to MAGLYTVSYDIPNDNRRVKLANVLKSFGERVQYSVFECWLEPRELRELRQKLEARLNEREDSVRIYPVGSPVEVLGSGSPTEDARLFMF from the coding sequence ATGGCCGGACTCTACACCGTCTCGTACGACATCCCCAACGACAACCGGCGCGTCAAGCTCGCCAACGTGCTTAAAAGCTTCGGCGAACGGGTGCAGTATTCGGTTTTCGAGTGCTGGCTCGAGCCGCGCGAGCTGCGGGAGCTGCGCCAAAAGCTCGAGGCGCGCCTCAACGAACGCGAGGACAGCGTGCGCATCTACCCCGTCGGTTCTCCCGTAGAGGTGTTGGGGTCAGGATCGCCAACCGAAGACGCGCGCCTATTTATGTTCTAG
- a CDS encoding DUF1902 domain-containing protein produces the protein MVADRAIEVHAFWDEEAGVWVAESDHVPGLVTEAETVEQLAAKLEHLIPELLELNAPELLGAPTVNLKAERTLVRAPARP, from the coding sequence ATGGTTGCGGATCGGGCGATAGAGGTACACGCTTTCTGGGATGAAGAGGCGGGCGTATGGGTGGCAGAGAGCGACCATGTACCCGGCCTTGTGACTGAAGCCGAAACCGTGGAGCAGCTAGCTGCCAAGCTCGAGCACCTTATCCCCGAACTCTTGGAGCTGAACGCGCCTGAGCTTCTGGGCGCCCCCACGGTCAACCTGAAGGCTGAGCGCACCCTAGTACGGGCACCAGCCCGGCCCTAG
- a CDS encoding heme exporter protein CcmB, translating into MVKARTKVASRPASGSTPWGDAVAVWAVARKDLLLELRSKEVTVATLFFSGLVLGILALALGPDDRTLREAAAGAFWVALAFAGVISAAQSYASELEEGAFEHLLLYPVPRATLFLGKLLANWLFLALLGALLLPVSAAVFDASLTRHLPWLLLTVALGTFGFALIATFYAALTANLRARESLLPVLIFPVIAPVIVGAVRSSASVMLAGDPSASLSWIQLLAGFNLAYLVVCSAIFPFVVEE; encoded by the coding sequence ATGGTTAAGGCCCGCACAAAAGTGGCGTCGCGCCCCGCTTCGGGGAGCACCCCTTGGGGCGACGCCGTCGCCGTCTGGGCGGTGGCGCGCAAGGACCTGCTGCTCGAGCTGCGCAGCAAAGAGGTCACGGTCGCCACGCTGTTTTTTTCGGGGCTCGTGCTCGGTATCCTGGCGCTCGCTCTGGGACCCGATGACCGGACGCTGCGCGAGGCTGCCGCCGGGGCGTTCTGGGTGGCGCTGGCGTTTGCCGGCGTGATCTCGGCGGCGCAGAGCTACGCGAGTGAGCTCGAGGAGGGGGCCTTTGAGCACCTCCTGCTCTACCCCGTCCCGCGGGCGACGCTCTTTCTCGGCAAGCTGCTCGCCAACTGGCTCTTTTTAGCCCTCCTGGGCGCCCTGCTCTTGCCGGTCAGCGCCGCCGTGTTTGACGCCTCGCTCACCCGTCACCTCCCTTGGCTGCTGCTCACCGTCGCGCTAGGCACCTTTGGCTTCGCGCTCATCGCCACCTTTTACGCGGCGCTGACCGCCAACTTGCGCGCGCGCGAGTCGCTGCTGCCTGTTTTGATCTTTCCGGTCATCGCCCCCGTGATCGTCGGTGCGGTGCGCTCGAGCGCGTCGGTGATGCTCGCGGGCGACCCGAGCGCGTCGCTCAGCTGGATACAATTGTTGGCGGGTTTTAACCTCGCCTATCTCGTCGTGTGTAGTGCCATCTTCCCCTTCGTCGTTGAAGAGTAA
- a CDS encoding flagellar biosynthesis anti-sigma factor FlgM, with protein MSGKTQAEALAKVAELKQRLANGTYSDTKLTVRGYLEQWLAEKERHIKPSTHMA; from the coding sequence GTGAGCGGCAAGACGCAAGCCGAAGCGCTCGCCAAGGTCGCTGAGCTGAAGCAGCGCCTAGCGAACGGCACCTACTCGGACACGAAGCTCACGGTGAGGGGGTACCTAGAGCAGTGGCTAGCGGAGAAGGAGCGGCACATCAAGCCCTCTACCCACATGGCGTAA
- a CDS encoding cytochrome c-type biogenesis protein — protein MRRTLLLILSLLGAAFAQHVELEQEVFAIARELRCPVCRAESAADSNATTSVEFRGIIRELLAEGHSREEILAYFTARYGDWILLEPPRRGIHLVVWVLPILAVLAGVTLLALLVRRWTRAAAAPIEVDAEGLERVQRELTAGPEHAPEGAP, from the coding sequence ATGCGACGCACCCTGCTACTAATCCTTAGCCTTCTCGGCGCGGCTTTTGCCCAGCACGTCGAGCTCGAGCAGGAAGTCTTTGCCATCGCCCGCGAGCTGCGCTGTCCGGTCTGCCGCGCGGAGTCGGCCGCCGACTCGAACGCCACCACCAGCGTCGAATTCCGCGGCATCATCCGCGAGCTCCTCGCCGAAGGCCACAGCCGCGAGGAGATCTTGGCCTACTTTACGGCGCGCTACGGCGACTGGATCCTGCTCGAGCCCCCCCGCCGCGGCATCCACCTCGTCGTTTGGGTGTTGCCGATCCTCGCCGTGCTCGCCGGCGTGACCCTGTTGGCGCTCCTCGTGCGGCGTTGGACGCGCGCCGCCGCCGCCCCCATCGAGGTCGACGCCGAAGGGCTTGAGCGCGTGCAGCGCGAACTCACCGCTGGCCCCGAGCACGCCCCCGAAGGAGCCCCGTGA